The Dioscorea cayenensis subsp. rotundata cultivar TDr96_F1 chromosome 16, TDr96_F1_v2_PseudoChromosome.rev07_lg8_w22 25.fasta, whole genome shotgun sequence sequence TTACAAACATacacatttcactttcatttcaCTAATACATCATCAAGTGTTTGTCActtcataaattaatatatataggtttttaCCCACTCAGTATTAAGAGACAAgccttaaatattttttataaatataaaaatttaaactagaaTTCAATCCCTCAAATAACCCCAAATCTTTTCAACTCAAGTTAATTTAAGgcggtgtatatatatatgtgcgtatatatatattatggtaaTGTTGCAAAATTACATCTATAAAtccacataaataataatttttattcttcctaattattgtttaagattaaaaaaataaaaaaaggaaaatttgtCTATAGCTTTGGAAATAATGCTGCACTGTTGTACATTATTCAACGACGAAGATGAACCTATATAACGATATAATTAAGGATCAAACAGAAGTGTGCAATTTGATTTATATAGCCTGAATAATTGGACCAAATAAGCTTACAATTACATTCAACACTAAGCAGCCTGATTGTAGGCATTTCATTAGAAATTTGTGTTTGGAATACATTTAATAATCAACATAAAAACAAAGTACAAGTAGAGAAGGATTTCcgtaaattttgattaatataacCTGAATAACTTTCCATTGCTCCAATTGTTTTGAACTCTGGCAATCAGAAAAACGATGAGCTAAAATCCTTTACTCATTTCTGTGTTTGTTCTCCAATAATTAATCACTGGACTGCAGAAGTATTTCCACCAACAACCCAATACCGTTTGACGGCGATTAGTATTTTTTCAGGAACAAGAGGGCCATCTTCATGATCCAGCATTCGAGCGTCCCACCGCATACCACTAACAATCTTCTTGACCTTGTTCacaacatcaacatcatcacGAAGTATCACCGACCCCTCTGGTCGTAAAATTCGGTCCATCTCCAAAAGTATGTCTTCAATCTTACATCTGTTTGTTTAACAATTACATTAGAATTTACCTCATGAAACAAACACTTTAGTTTTAATAGATTTGTATAATGTGTCGAGCAACGATGTTGAAAAGCTTACTTATTTTGATATAAGCTGAAGAGACTACTTGCATGGATTAGATCATATGTCCTCGGGTATGTAGAGAAGGCTTCACACCTGAAGGAAAAAATAGAAAGCTGCATGTTTATTTATGTTCATAAGCAACATGGTTCTGTGTAATTCTGGAAGAGTTGCAAAAATTTTAACTTCCAAGCCCTGGAAACTTAATTAGTCATTTCGTGATTTTACATAAGGATTTACCAGAGCAATGAAGGATAAGAGCAAGGTGGAGAGAACATACCAGTCATGATATATACCGATCAGCCCTCGCTCATATATTACACCCAAAGTATTTTTCTTTGCGATGGTAGGAACAACATTCATTACCCATAACTTGGGTGATTCAAGTGCAGCTGCAAAACCTCCAAAACCTGCATTCATGTCCATTATATTCCTGTACCTTCCTGAGCTGATTAATTTGTTCATCTTTTTATATGCATTGACATGCTTCTTCCACAATTTGTTGTCCTCCTGATAAGTTTCAGCTGTAACACCAGGAAGGGAACCACCAGACACTCTCGGAGGGACAGCAAAAAGTCTATCTGGAAACTTTTTCAACTTCCCTCCGGCTACTTCATCTGAGCTTTTGACCACTGGGTATGGAGTTACACACAATTGCATTTTCTTATACCTATAGACATAAAACAActctaaatataaatacataataaatgGAGATCATTATTAACAAGTCTATCTGGTAATAATAAATCAGCAAATatgacttttttatttatagcaaATGAAATTTTAGATGTGGTCATAACAATCATTTCAAGgtattgtttttcattgcatATGACAATATTCTAGTAACAGGTCAAACTTCACACTCCGATTGCTTCAAAAAATGCACATTCACGCAAATGATTCTTTGGGTATGACAAAATTTAAATACCATAGCAAGCATTTCAAGTTCTTCATTTGTCCTGCATGGAACAGATAAAAGATATTTAATGTAGGGAATTGCTCAGACAAGCATCATAGCCAAAAGAGAAAACAGTGCTCAGCAAGGATAACCTCAAATCATCTCAAGTGAACAAATAATAAGTATGCTACCTACCTAACAGAAATAACATGATAGTTACAATAGAAGGGAACAGCAACTTCAGACACATAAAGAACAAAGAAACATACCAGATGTTATCAGCATCTGCACCTTTGCATATCTTAACAGAAAGGTCATTTTTTCTACTTTGACATGAATTTGTATTAATCCTTTTCCTCCAAATAGCAAGATCGCCTTTCTCATACTTCTTTTCCCAGCAAAGCAGTTCAGCCAATTcctctatttttctttgttccttCTGAAGATCATCCTTTGATCGTTTCCATGTCTGATAGTATGTCTTCCAATTAATAGGAGGACCAGAGAGTATCCAGTATCCACCTGGTCTAAGAACTCGATCTACTTCCATCATGTACAGCCCACCTGTAAGCACAAATGCACCAGATCACATGATCATATACAAATATCACACATAGAAAACAGTATATAATTCAGTATGCTTGCTTTGTGGAGTACTATTTATCACTTATCTAAAGAATAAAATCACTTTGcttcaaaatgaaaaagaaacatagttATCTTCCTAGTGGTAATAAGTATTTACCATTTGAAGTCCATGGGATCAAACAACGGGAACATTGAGCCATATCAAAAGCTCTTGATGGATATGGAAGCTTAATGGTCCCAAGAACTCCAATAACCGCAGGAACACCTCTTTCTAAAGCAAACTGCACTTGAGCTTCATGTGAGTCCCTTGGAGCAAAGGACATGGACAAAACATTGCGCTTTAATAAGTAAGCACCCCAGCTTGCAACCTACATGAACATAGGGAGCTCAATACCAACACCCAATACAGTCCCACATGGCATTGAATGGTTTGCTcatctataaattataaaagttCAGATAAaagaccaaagaaaaaaaaaacaaaatttcactAGATTAAGCCTGCATATTGAGAGATTGGCATACCCCACAGCCAGTATCAAGTGCAGTTCTAACAGTCCCATCTGCAATGGGAATAACTGATGCAAGTTCTTCAATATAAGCATCTGCACCCTGAGGAAACATCGTTCCACCTCCTGGAAATTTAAACACATCACCCTCATATTGAACCCAGTTTTGAACAGCTTTCTCAACTGTCAAGCTCTTATACGGAACATTTGCATAGTGAACATAATCCCGGCTTTTGGGCCAGGGGAAAGGAGCCGTATAACCCTTGGGAGCTGGTATAAGACAGTGCAACTTCTCTTTCTCAGGAGGACAATGTCTTTCTCTATAAATCATGTTTTCTCGAGGAAAGGTCATGGCCCGGTTTTGATCTTGGCAAGGAGTATAATCTATGTACCGAGCATCACAAGGCTTAAACAATTTAACTCCCGAATCATGATTTTTGAATCCTTCCCCAAATCTGTGATGAGTTTCAAAATTCAGTGTGGGTAAGACACTACAATCTGCTCCTCTTGTTATTCTCATAGCTATGCTATCACCCTTCCCAAAATTACTCCTCTGCCAAGCACCCAATGCGTAGAAGAAACAACACAAAGCTATAACTATGATTATCGACATTGGGCTTCGAGCCCTACCGCTGCCCAAACCCTTCTGCGACCTCATTGCTCACCTGAAACAATTCCCGCATATCATTACCACAATCAAACGAAAATCAAAAGAGAAATCTACAACGAATACCATTCAAGTTCCGACCTTTAACATATTCCTCGCATGAAAACGAGATCCCATCGAACTAATTGAACAAAATTATCTACGAACAAACCCATTAACGCATAATCAACCGAAAGATCTAAAGCGCCTAAACTAAAGTCCCAAACTTTATAGCTAAATTATAAATCAGACAAAAGTTTGAAACTTTTACAAAGATCTATCACTCGAATACCTCTCAATAATTCAAAAACTCGGAGCAAATCACACACATCGGAGCTCTTAAGTtttcaaaacaaagaaagagcaaaaagaaagaaaaaaaaaaaaccaaaaatgaaCAAGCTCAAATAGAAGAACAAATGCAAGAACAATCACGAATCAAGAATCAGTGAAGCAATCATACAGTcaggagaagagaagaggatCTCC is a genomic window containing:
- the LOC120279089 gene encoding probable methyltransferase PMT2, producing the protein MRSQKGLGSGRARSPMSIIIVIALCCFFYALGAWQRSNFGKGDSIAMRITRGADCSVLPTLNFETHHRFGEGFKNHDSGVKLFKPCDARYIDYTPCQDQNRAMTFPRENMIYRERHCPPEKEKLHCLIPAPKGYTAPFPWPKSRDYVHYANVPYKSLTVEKAVQNWVQYEGDVFKFPGGGTMFPQGADAYIEELASVIPIADGTVRTALDTGCGVASWGAYLLKRNVLSMSFAPRDSHEAQVQFALERGVPAVIGVLGTIKLPYPSRAFDMAQCSRCLIPWTSNGGLYMMEVDRVLRPGGYWILSGPPINWKTYYQTWKRSKDDLQKEQRKIEELAELLCWEKKYEKGDLAIWRKRINTNSCQSRKNDLSVKICKGADADNIWYKKMQLCVTPYPVVKSSDEVAGGKLKKFPDRLFAVPPRVSGGSLPGVTAETYQEDNKLWKKHVNAYKKMNKLISSGRYRNIMDMNAGFGGFAAALESPKLWVMNVVPTIAKKNTLGVIYERGLIGIYHDWCEAFSTYPRTYDLIHASSLFSLYQNKCKIEDILLEMDRILRPEGSVILRDDVDVVNKVKKIVSGMRWDARMLDHEDGPLVPEKILIAVKRYWVVGGNTSAVQ